A window from Strix uralensis isolate ZFMK-TIS-50842 chromosome 15, bStrUra1, whole genome shotgun sequence encodes these proteins:
- the STK33 gene encoding serine/threonine-protein kinase 33 has protein sequence MYLATELCEDGEFKIILCSKGHFTENETRHIIQSLASAIACLHKTDIVHRYLKLENILVKSSDIDEANEIKHKDPEVISAYDYSQWCDIWSIGVIMYML, from the exons ATGTATCTTGCAACGGAACTGTGTGAGGAtggagaatttaaaataattctttgtaGTAAAggacattttacagaaaatgagaCAAGGCATATCATTCAGAGCCTTGCTTCAGCAATAGCGTGTCTTCACAAAACTG ATATTGTTCACAGATATCTCAAACTGGAAAACATCTTAGTTAAAAGCAGTGACATCGatgaagcaaatgaaattaaacataAAG ACCCTGAAGTTATCAGTGCCTATGACTACAGCCAATGGTGTGACATTTGGAGCATAGGTGTCATTATGTACATGCTGTAA